In the Brassica napus cultivar Da-Ae chromosome A7, Da-Ae, whole genome shotgun sequence genome, one interval contains:
- the LOC106403041 gene encoding solute carrier family 25 member 44-like has translation MNFGTSEEESTQEIHIPADINWEMLDKSKFFVLGAALFSGVSGALYPAVLMKTRQQVCRSQGSCIKGAFTLVRHEGLKGLYRGFGTSLMGTIPARALYMTALEVTKSNVGSAALSLGFTEAKASAAANAVGGLTAAMAAQLVWTPVDVVSQRLMVQGSSGFVTACNYVNGFDAFRKIVRADGVKGLYRGFGISILTYAPSNAVWWASYSVAQSMVWGGIGCYVCKKGEENGNTVKPDSKTVMAVQGVSAAVAGSVSALITMPLDTIKTRLQVLDGEDKRGPSIGQTVRNLVREGGWTACYRGLGPRCASMSMSATTMITTYEFLKRLSAKNHDGFRL, from the coding sequence ATGAATTTTGGCACATCCGAGGAAGAATCTACCCAAGAGATTCACATCCCGGCTGATATCAACTGGGAGATGCTCGACAAATCAAAGTTCTTCGTTCTAGGCGCAGCTTTGTTCTCAGGGGTCTCTGGAGCTCTCTACCCTGCCGTCTTGATGAAAACTCGTCAACAAGTGTGCCGTTCTCAAGGCTCATGTATCAAAGGCGCGTTTACTCTCGTCAGACACGAAGGCTTAAAGGGATTGTACAGAGGATTCGGCACTTCTTTAATGGGAACCATCCCTGCTCGTGCTCTCTACATGACGGCTTTGGAGGTTACCAAGAGTAACGTCGGCTCTGCTGCTCTTAGCTTAGGTTTTACCGAGGCTAAAGCCTCTGCTGCTGCTAATGCCGTTGGTGGGTTAACGGCTGCGATGGCTGCTCAGCTTGTTTGGACTCCTGTTGATGTGGTTAGCCAGAGACTTATGGTTCAAGGAAGCAGTGGGTTTGTTACTGCTTGTAATTATGTTAATGGGTTTGATGCGTTTAGGAAGATTGTTAGAGCTGATGGGGTCAAGGGGTTATACAGAGGGTTTGGGATATCGATTCTGACTTACGCGCCGTCTAACGCGGTTTGGTGGGCGTCTTACTCTGTTGCGCAGAGTATGGTTTGGGGTGGGATTGGGTGTTATGTCTGTAAGAAAGGGGAAGAGAATGGGAACACGGTTAAACCAGACTCGAAGACGGTAATGGCTGTGCAAGGAGTTAGTGCTGCGGTTGCTGGGAGTGTTTCTGCTTTGATTACAATGCCGCTGGATACAATCAAGACGAGACTGCAGGTTCTTGATGGGGAAGATAAGCGTGGACCGAGTATTGGACAGACGGTGAGGAACTTGGTTAGGGAAGGTGGATGGACAGCTTGTTATAGAGGATTGGGACCAAGATGTGCTTCAATGTCAATGTCTGCAACAACTATGATTACTACCTACGAGTTCTTGAAACGGCTTTCGGCTAAGAACCATGACGGGTTTCGACTCTAA
- the LOC111200297 gene encoding COPII coat assembly protein SEC16, with product MEEEDGGASTPFWLQSRRNNTYFRRTSSLGNRATTVAIQSFFAGVAAILIVFFIVPPFFSSVSQFLRPHLVRKSWDYLNFVLVLFAVICGFLSRNTGNDESNHNKEEVTNNNDLINGYSFDKYSSSPSTIDRGRSVAATPRYWIDDRGGDLFPDQTVYKRFSRLRSVSSYPDLRNREFETDERWRFYDDTRVSECRYEALDPIYQNQDPADGGDDGGEKLRTGGSETEKAEVVETVADEVVEEISASSNPAPPPSAPPSPPPSPPPPPPSKPAKRRTKRVYQDVAPKEEKEIADFEAATPPINTIPPPPTTVYRKSSKQEKKKGGATKDFLIALRRKKKKQRQQSIVGLDLLFGSDSPPHPPPPPPPPPFFQGLFSSKKGKSKRTYSNPPPPPPPPPHRNFQSRASTSNIRRAPMESNPPAEVTRFTGSESPLMPIPPPPPPPPFKMPAWKFVKRGDYVRMASNISISSDEPDDDQDVAQSGKSNGSMFCPSPDVDTKADDFISRFRAGLKLEKMNSVKRGRSNLGPEPGPGESES from the coding sequence atggaagaagaagatggaggcgCGTCTACGCCGTTCTGGCTCCAATCCCGCCGCAATAACACTTACTTCCGCCGTACCTCTAGTCTCGGCAACCGCGCAACCACCGTCGCAATCCAATCATTCTTCGCCGGAGTAGCTGCAATCCTCATAGTCTTCTTCATCGTCCCTCCTTTCTTCTCCTCTGTTTCTCAGTTTCTCCGACCACATCTTGTCCGTAAAAGCTGGGACTATCTCAACTTCGTCCTCGTACTCTTCGCCGTCATCTGCGGCTTCCTCAGCCGCAACACCGGTAATGACGAAAGCAATCACAACAAGGAAGAAGTTACTAATAACAATGACCTCATCAACGGATACAGTTTCGACAAGTACTCGAGCTCGCCGTCGACCATCGATCGAGGTCGTAGTGTTGCAGCTACGCCGCGTTATTGGATCGATGATCGCGGCGGAGATCTGTTTCCCGATCAGACCGTGTACAAGAGGTTTAGTAGGTTACGTAGTGTTAGCTCGTATCCAGATCTGAGGAACAGAGAGTTTGAAACCGATGAACGGTGGAGATTTTACGACGATACACGTGTCAGTGAGTGCCGTTATGAAGCTTTAGATCCGATCTATCAGAATCAAGATCCAGCAGACGGCGGCGACGACGGAGGAGAGAAGCTCCGTACCGGTGGTTCCGAGACTGAGAAAGCTGAGGTCGTCGAGACAGTGGCGGATGAAGTAGTGGAAGAGATATCTGCGTCTTCTAATCCGGCGCCTCCACCTTCTGCTCCGCCGTCACCTCCGCCGTCGCCTCCACCGCCTCCACCATCTAAGCCAGCGAAGAGGAGAACAAAGAGAGTGTACCAAGATGTTGCTCCAAAGGAAGAGAAGGAGATAGCTGATTTTGAGGCGGCGACGCCTCCGATTAATACGATTCCGCCTCCTCCGACGACTGTGTATCGGAAGAGCAGtaaacaagagaagaagaaaggcgGAGCAACCAAGGACTTTCTGATCGCGTTacggagaaagaagaagaagcagcggCAACAAAGCATCGTCGGTCTCGATTTACTCTTCGGCTCTGATTCACCACCGCatcctccgccgccgccgcctcCACCACCTTTCTTCCAAGGACTCTTCTCCTCTAAAAAAGGTAAAAGCAAGAGAACTTACTCAAATCCACCGCCTCCTCCGCCGCCACCACCTCACCGGAACTTCCAATCACGCGCATCAACGTCAAACATTCGCAGAGCTCCGATGGAATCCAATCCGCCAGCTGAAGTAACACGATTCACCGGAAGCGAATCGCCGTTAATGCCGATCCCTCCGCCGCCGCCTCCTCCGCCGTTCAAAATGCCGGCGTGGAAGTTCGTGAAGCGTGGAGATTACGTTAGGATGGCTAGCAACATCAGCATAAGCTCAGACGAGCCTGATGATGATCAGGACGTAGCTCAGTCCGGTAAGAGCAACGGGAGTATGTTCTGTCCGAGTCCTGATGTAGATACCAAAGCGGATGATTTCATCTCAAGATTCAGAGCTGGACTCAAGCTGGAGAAGATGAACTCTGTCAAAAGAGGGAGATCCAATTTAGGACCCGAACCCGGCCCCGGTGAATCCGAATCTTAA